The Xanthomonas indica genome has a segment encoding these proteins:
- the rpsE gene encoding 30S ribosomal protein S5, which yields MAEEQRAPRGRDRDRNREEKVDDGMIEKLVAVNRVSKTVKGGRQFTFTALTVVGDGNGKIGFGYGKAREVPVAIQKSMEYARKGMLNIDLNNGTLWHPVKSGHGAARVFMMPASEGTGVIAGGAMRAVLEAVGVKNVLAKAVGSRNPINLVRATLRGLEDMQSPARIAAKRGKKVEDLTHG from the coding sequence ATGGCTGAAGAACAGCGTGCACCGCGGGGTCGTGATCGCGACCGCAACCGCGAAGAGAAAGTCGACGACGGCATGATCGAGAAGCTGGTCGCGGTCAACCGCGTCAGCAAGACGGTCAAGGGCGGTCGCCAGTTCACCTTCACCGCGCTGACCGTGGTCGGCGACGGCAACGGCAAGATCGGCTTCGGTTACGGCAAGGCGCGCGAAGTGCCGGTCGCGATCCAGAAGTCGATGGAGTATGCGCGCAAGGGCATGCTCAACATCGATCTGAACAACGGCACCCTGTGGCACCCGGTGAAGTCCGGCCATGGCGCGGCGCGCGTGTTCATGATGCCGGCGTCGGAAGGTACCGGCGTGATCGCCGGCGGCGCGATGCGCGCCGTGCTGGAAGCGGTGGGCGTGAAGAACGTGCTGGCCAAGGCCGTCGGTTCGCGCAACCCGATCAACCTGGTGCGCGCCACCCTGCGCGGCCTGGAAGACATGCAGTCGCCGGCCCGCATCGCGGCCAAGCGCGGCAAGAAGGTGGAGGATCTGACCCATGGCTAA
- the rplO gene encoding 50S ribosomal protein L15 has product MTLHLNDLKPAPGARTERTRVGRGIGSGLGKTAGRGHKGSFARKGGGKIKAGFEGGQTPMQRRLPKIGFRSKMAKDTAEVLSYQLDNLPAGEIDFAALRAAKLVPSTAKKAKVVLKGELTKAFVLKGVAATAGAKAAIEAAGGSVQE; this is encoded by the coding sequence ATGACTTTGCATCTGAATGATCTGAAGCCCGCGCCGGGCGCGCGTACCGAGCGCACCCGCGTCGGTCGCGGCATCGGTTCCGGCCTGGGCAAGACCGCCGGCCGCGGCCACAAGGGTTCGTTCGCGCGCAAGGGCGGCGGCAAGATCAAGGCCGGCTTCGAAGGCGGCCAGACCCCCATGCAGCGTCGTCTGCCGAAGATCGGCTTCCGCTCGAAGATGGCCAAGGACACTGCCGAAGTGCTGTCCTACCAGCTCGACAACCTGCCGGCGGGCGAGATCGATTTCGCTGCGCTGCGCGCCGCGAAGCTGGTCCCGAGCACCGCGAAGAAGGCCAAGGTGGTCCTGAAGGGCGAACTGACCAAGGCGTTCGTGCTGAAGGGCGTCGCCGCGACCGCCGGTGCCAAGGCGGCAATCGAAGCTGCCGGCGGCAGCGTGCAGGAGTAA
- the rpmD gene encoding 50S ribosomal protein L30, with product MANESAKTVKVRLVRGLRGTQSRHRLSVRALGLNKLNDVRELKDSPQVRGLINKVQYLVQVEE from the coding sequence ATGGCTAATGAATCCGCCAAGACCGTCAAGGTGCGCCTGGTGCGCGGCCTGCGTGGTACCCAGTCGCGTCACCGCCTGTCGGTGCGTGCCCTGGGCCTGAACAAGCTCAACGATGTGCGCGAACTGAAGGACAGCCCGCAAGTGCGCGGCCTGATCAACAAGGTTCAGTACCTCGTCCAGGTTGAGGAGTAA